Part of the Coregonus clupeaformis isolate EN_2021a chromosome 8, ASM2061545v1, whole genome shotgun sequence genome, gtgtgccttgaattctaaataactcacagacagtgtcaccagcaaagcaccccaacaccataacacctcctcctccatgctttatggtgggaaatacacatgcagagatcatccgttcacccacaccgcgtctcacaacgACATGGCGGTttgaacaaaaaatctcaattttggactccagaccaaaggacaaatctccaccggtctaatgtccattgctcgtgtttcttggcccaagcaagtcccttcttcttattggtgtcctttagtagtggtttctttgcagtaattcaaccatgaaggcctgattcacacagtctcctctgaacagttgatgttgagatgtgtctgttacttgaactctgtgaagcatttatttgggctgcaatttctgaagctggtaactctaatgaacgtatcctgtgcagcagaggtaactctgggttttccattcccgtggtggtcctcatgagagccagtttcatcatagtgcttgatggtctttgcgactgcacttaaagaaactttcaaagttcttgaaatgttccgtattgactgaccttcaagtcttaaagtaatgatgcactgtcgtttctctttgcttatttgagctgttctttccatcttctatataccccctctaccttgtcacaacacaactgattggctcaaacacattaagaaggaaagaaattccacaaattaacttttaagaagtgtcacgacttcctccgaagctgcgtcctctccttgttcgggcaggcttcggcgttcgtcgtcaccagccttctagccgCTGCCgttcctcatctcatcattccatttgttttgtcttgtttattacacacacctggttcatatcccctcatcagtacttgtataagtgttccctctgcccccttgtccttgtgtgtgattgtttattgtgaggagagtgtagctcggttgagctccgtgtattttgtattgccggggtatttttccccgtgtgcctgtttgattccagtgtgcctgttttgtgcgctggactgtttgacgcatttctgcgtaactctgtattccggaataaattctgtattctgtgatttaccctcctgcacctgactccttcaaatcacccatcacaagaAGGtccacctgttaatttaaatgcattccaggtgactacctcatgaagctggttgagagaatgccaagagtgtgcaaagctgtcatcaaggcagctactacatgattccatatgtgttatttcatagttttgatgtcttcactattattttacattgacattttagtcatttagcagacgctcttatccagagcgacttacagatagagagtgtatatattttcatattgttcccccgtgggaatcgaacccacaaccctggcgttgcaagcgccatgctctaccaactgagctacaatgtagaaaatagtacaaataaagaaaaactcttgaatgagtaggtgtgtccaaacttttgactgggactgtatgtatacagtatgaacaaaaatataaacgcaacatgcaacaatttcattgattttactgagttggaGTTCGTATgagtaaatcagtcaattgaaatgaattaattagaccctaatctatggatttcacatgactgggaacacagatatgcatctgttggtcacagataccttaaacaaaagggcctcacaatgggcctcaggatctcgtcactgtatttttgtgcattcaaattgccatcgataaaatgcaattgtgttcgttgtctgtagcttatgcctgcccataccataaccccaccaccaccatggggcactttgttcacaatgttgacatcagcaaaccgctcgcccacacaacgccataaacgtagtctgcggttgtgaggccggttgggcgtactgccaaattccttAAAAATGACGTTTgagatggcttatggtagagaaattaacaataaattatctggcaacagctctggtggatattcctgcagtcagtatgccaattgcacgctccctcaaaacttgagatatctgtggcattgtattgtgtgacaacaCAATTGTCCCCaatacaaggtgcacctgtgtaatgatcatgctgtttaatcagtttcttgatatgccacacctctgaggtggatggattatcttggcaaaggagaaatgctcactaagagggatgtaaacaaatttgtgcacataattagaaagaaatacgctttttgttcgcatggaacatttctgggatcttttatttcagctttctataaagtgtttgtttttaaatattatttcattgttattattattagacaATAGTTGACATATAAATGTTGTTAGGCCTACTAAGTATTGTATTGTCTCTTTCATTTGGATACTTGAAAATTAGATGGTGCATCTCAAGAGATTTCATCGTGCAAAATTTCAAATAggcctaaataaataaataacaggtTTTTTAAACTGTTAAAAGGGCGATTAATTGCTCTGGGAGTCAAATAGAAGGTATGCATACCAGAAGGTGTCTATTTCATCCATTGCCATCTATAAAAAGGCTTTCATCTCAGAATGAGGCCTTGAGAGTTGCTGAGTTTTGCATATCTCTTCTGTCAACTCAACCAGAGGCATCATACCCATAGGAGGCACATGGGCacatgccccctcagatttgtcctgttaaaaaatatattttactattttatttttttgttttttgtaatAGGCctactactagccacctagcaattttgaagttggctttagctagcccagataggttcccaatctcccaacctcataactagctaccaaaaAGGAatttcaggttatcaatcaagttagagtagctagcttgtctaactatcttagctggtatgcctgctggcaaggttggtagactttagaaaagcaagcaataactaaatgtactgaataaaactCACATTCCTTTAAatattttacccagattttagcagagatgcagagaatcaTATTTcgtttctttaaaaaaagaaacaccagtcaggaggatatcTCAAgatgtatgcttagatatgcagaaaaaatgAAAATTCTCCAACTTCTGGACAGAGGACCACCCTCCAGCAGCATATACAGATTTGTGGGGTGCATTACGCCCCTGAACTCAACTGTAATGACTCTGTTCATCTTTACATTTTACAGAGTGCAGGATTTTATATATATAGCCTATACCATTGTGCATAGACAATAAAGGCATTTAGTGTTGTCTCGAGCGAAttactctctttttctctctgcccaGCAGCATGATGGTCCTGTGATGCGCTTCCCAGGCATAGAGAGATCCAAATTATTTTCACAACACTTTCCCTGGCTGCCACTGCTCTTGCTCAACAGAAACATTCCTCTGTGTCGTCACAACCTTTGGAGATATTTCAACAAAACTATTTTGTGGTAAGTTGATCTAATTTTCTGAAAGTTTGAAAAGTTTTAGATATATTCCAATGAAGTTAGATCTATAATTCTTTTTTAAAAATATACAAGTAGGAAAGCCTTAAgataaataatccacttgtttagagagaaaaatgtagatAATtttttactaaagtagtaatatgTTGGATGAGTGTGTTGGGGGATGAGTGTGTTTCCCTTTCATAGTTTATTGGCggaagcatgaccttcatccatatacaatttttttctccaaacattgcttttttgtgtcagcaattagacattgttcttAGGGTGGGCTAGTTACCCCCTAGTATCCTATATGCGGCAGAGCCTCGTGCTGTGGCCTGAGGGACAATATAATCAGTGGTGGAAACCTGTGCTTGGCTTTAACTAGGAATGTACAGGCGAGGGGTTCAGAGAACGTACTCAAATGAAAGGATTGCTTTGCCTGTGGGTCACAGTGGGTGGAATTGGAAGGAATTACGATGCATTTCGTTTCCCTAGAAAGTACATTCAAAAAGGCCTTTCTGTAAGACAGTGATGTTTATCATTAGgcctaaaacattttttaaagaatCTTTCTTCAACGGTATTGCAAgagatatattttttttacacagAGTGTCTGAATAAAACGAATAATAAGTAACTAAATTGTGATGATGTTGTGTGGAGACCTTTAATTTCTGGTTCATTCACCATCATGAATCATAATTTAATATGCTTGTCCGAATGATTTTCCTCCTATTACTCTCTAGGATAACAGTTTGCCTTCTGAACAGACTCTTTTGTCTGAGGGGAAATGGGAAAATCTGGGTTatagtaaaaaaataagaaaataaacatTTCAAACAAAAACCTAACCAAACAAAAGCCACAAAAAAATAATTGTAGCCTAATATGGTCTATGATTCACAGTCTATGACCTAGGCTAGATGCCTGGCTGTAAACCTTTATTCTATGCTATGCGAGTTCCTGGCCTGGCTGCTCAACCTTTACGCAGGGAAATACCAAACCCAACACTGGGCCAAATTATAATGGAGAAACGTGAAAACACTTTCATAACGACAACATAACTCTGTGGTTATGACACTTGCAGGGAAGCACAGTATCATAAAAACTCTGCttatatgattttttttttaagaaactTTAACCAAAATGTCATTATTTTTCTAAAGTCACATTTCAATTGCCTTcacctgaaacctgtaggctagtGCTTTAGCGATaaaaaaaaggaaataaattTGATATGCTTTTTTCTACATGTATTCACCCCTTAAAGACATTCCCTGAAACCTGCAGTGTAATTAAATaaattagatcagttggttagtcCTTCAGAATGTGTGAGAAAGATCctcggtgtgtgtgtatgggttcaGGGGAACCACCCGCCCATGAAACAAGCTCACCCCCAGGGTCATGGGGTATGTGACAGCAGGTCCAGAGAGGGGAGAGTGCAGGGGGGAGGGAAGAGAAGTCGAGTCGGCGCCGCGGGGGACTCTGATCTGACTGGACTACATTGTTTTCCCCTTCTCTCACTTCTACTTACCAACTCCTCTCTCAATGACTCTCTAGGCACATCAccgggctggtgtgtgtgtgtgacaggacaagacaggacgGGACAGGACAGGTGTGtttgtgtcggtgtgtgtggtGAAGTGTTGCGATGCGGCTCTTGCTCTTCCATGGTGTGTTTTTCCTCCAGTGTGTGCGGTTCTCCCAGCAGCAGTTTCCTCGGGTCTGTGCCACCgcggaggccctgctctctaagGAGTGCTGCCCGGTCTGGGAGGGGGATGGTTCGGCCTGCGGGGCCAGCTCTGGCAGGGGGTTCTGCCGGGACGTGGAGGTATCGGATCTCCCCAACGGGCTGAATTACCCGTTCTCCGGCTTGGACGACAGAGAGAGGTGGCCTCTGGTCTTTTATAACCGGACCTGCCAGTGCGCCTCCAACTACATGGGGTTCAACTGTGGAGAGTGCCAGTTTGGGCTGTTTGGTGCTAACtgcggggagaggagagagtccgTGCGGCGGAACGTGTTTCACCTGTCGGCGGCGGAAAGGCGGAAACTCATCTCTTACCTCAACCTGGCCAAGCACACCATCAGCCAGGATTACGTCATAGCCACCGGGACCTACCGGGAGATGAATAACGGGAGCACCCCGCTGTTCTCTGACGTCTCGACCTATGACGTGTTTGTGTGGATGCACTACTATGTCTCGAGGAATGCTCTTCTCGGTGGACCGGGGAATGTCTGGACCGATGTGGACTTCGCCCACTGGGCTCCCGCCTTTCTGCCGTGGCACCGTGTGTACCTGCTGCACTGGGAGCGCGATATCCGGAAGCTGACCGGGGACTTTGAGTTCTCCATCCCGTACTGGGACTGGCGGGACGCGCAGGGCTGTGACATCTGCACCGACGACCTGATGGGCGCCCGGAGCCCGCAAGACCCCAACCTCATCAGCCCTGCTTCAGTGTTCTCTTCTTGGAGGGTGAGACACCTTTCATCCTCTTCATGTCTCTTCcatccttttcctctctcttttctctttaccCCTCCTGCCTACCTAttttctcctcccttcctctcactCTCACTGTCACCTTGGCATTATTCTTAGTTCACAATAGTCTCCAAAGTGTTGTATTTTAATTTATGGATATGGGGAGtcctggaggggagaggaggaggagaagagtccATTTTAGACTGTACATGCTTCTTAACTCACAAAACATGAATAGACATTTTAATAATTGAACGGTTCTTTATTACTTTTCATGTGATGACTTGAATACTGTGATGATATACTATCATGGTTGTGCTCCCCTGTAGCCTagataggagggaggagaggtggaggataggagaggactggggagaggagaggaggacaggacaggagaggaatggggagaggagaggatcggAGAGGTGGAGAAGAAAGGAGACGTGAGGAGATGAGTAGataagaggaaaagagaggagaggaccggGGAGAGGAGattgaaggagaggagaagagggtgggaagaggagaggagggggaggagagaggagaggagaaaagaagcGAGGAGAAGAGGGTGGTGATCAGGAGACTGTCTAACTACCTCATGTTTCTGCCAGATTCCAGAAACTGTCTGAATACCTCATGTTTCTGCTAGAGGCCATGTTCTGtgattagcacacacacacacacacactctctctctctctctctctctctctctctctctctctctctctctctctctctctcactctctgctgTAGGTGtgtgggagagaagagaggaaccccagtatacagttgaagtctgaagtttacatacacttaggttggagtcattaaaactcgtttttcaaccactccacaaacttcttgttaacaaactatcgttttggcaagtcggttaggacatctactttgtgcatgacacaagtaatttttccaacaattgtttacagacagattatttcacttataatttactgaatcacaattccagtgggtcagaaattcaCATACACGAAGTTGAatttgcctttaaacagcttggaaaattccagaaaatgatgtcatggctttagaagcttctaataggctaactgacatcatttgagtcaattggaagtgtacctgtggatttatttcaaggcctaccttcaaactcagtgcctctttgcttgacatcatgggaaaatcaaaagaaatcagccaagacctcagaaaaaaggttttggacctccacaagtctggttgatccttgggagcaatttccaaacgcctgaaggtaccacgttcatctgtacaaacaatagtacgcaagtataaacacaatgggaccacacagccatcatacggctcagaaaggagacgcgttctgtctcctagagatgaacgtactttggtgcgaaaagtgcaaatcaatcccagaacaacagcaaaggacctagtgaagatgctggaggaaacatgtacaaaagtatctatagccacagtataacgagtcctatatcgacataagctgaaaggccgctcagcaaggaagaagccgttgctccaaaaccgccataaaaaagccagactacggtttgcaactgcacatggggacaaagattgtactttttggagaaatgtcctctggtctgatgaaacaaaaatagaactgtttggccataatgaccattgttatgtttggaggaaaaagggggacgcttgcaagccgaagaacaccattccaaccgttaAGCACGGGGGTgcttgggggtgctttgctgcaggagggactggtgcatttcacaaattagatggcatcatgaggaagaaagattatgtggacatattgaagcaacatctcaagacatcagtcaggaagttaaagcttggtcgcaaatggtcttccaaatggacaatgatcccaagcatacttccaaatttgtggcaaaatggcttaaggacaacaaagttaaggtattggagtggccatcataaagccctgacctcaatcctatagaaaatgtgtaggcagaactgaaaaaccatgtgcgagcaaggaggcctacaaacctgactcagttacacaagctctgtcaggaggaatgggccaaaattcacccaacttattgtgggaagtttgtggaaggctacccgaaacgtttgacccaagttaaacaatttaaaggcaatgctaccaaatactaattgagtgtatgtaaacttctgacccactgggaatgtgatgaaatatataaaagctgaaataaatcattctctctactattattctgacatttcacattcttaaaataaagtggtgatcctaactgacctaagacagggcatttttactaggataaatgtcaggaattgtgaaaaactgagtttaaatgtatttggctaaggtgtatgtaaactttcgacttcaactgtatatggggtTTGGTTATATTACACAATATCATATAGGGGAAAGAAAGTTGTGCCTTAGACTGAGAGGAAGATAAGATACTTTCTAAAAGCGTATTCAGGTTCAACCAGGAATATTGCTGCTGTTTCAGTAAAATAAGCCATGCAGGGTCATAGAG contains:
- the LOC121572854 gene encoding tyrosinase-like, whose protein sequence is MRLLLFHGVFFLQCVRFSQQQFPRVCATAEALLSKECCPVWEGDGSACGASSGRGFCRDVEVSDLPNGLNYPFSGLDDRERWPLVFYNRTCQCASNYMGFNCGECQFGLFGANCGERRESVRRNVFHLSAAERRKLISYLNLAKHTISQDYVIATGTYREMNNGSTPLFSDVSTYDVFVWMHYYVSRNALLGGPGNVWTDVDFAHWAPAFLPWHRVYLLHWERDIRKLTGDFEFSIPYWDWRDAQGCDICTDDLMGARSPQDPNLISPASVFSSWRVMCSRAVDYSVRGVLCDGSDEGPLLRNPGNHNRNVVPRLPTAAEVEFTVSLRDYDTGAMDRSANFSFRNTIEGFGNPQTGLGNSRVMGMHASLHIFMNGSMSSVQGSANDPIFLLHHAYVDSIYEQWLRRHAPEQTQYPEFNAPIGHNRQYHMVPFIPLHRNIEYFTSSKDLGYEYSYMLDSDQRISEVLSPYLELMMEAWPWLLGALVLGALVAMTVAAVAVTMTRVCWGAWPWQRGEKSSAFHLPEREPLIISSDSDTPNYHTV